One window of Nitrospirota bacterium genomic DNA carries:
- a CDS encoding homoserine dehydrogenase: protein MKNNSVNIGIIGFGTVGAGTAKILLRKRAELEGKLGFPLVLKNIADLDTKRDRGIKLPAGVLINDAKAMLNDPSIDIVVELMGGIHPAKEFILQAIKNGKHVVTANKALLATEGHEIFKAARKSKVDIGFEASVAGSIPIIKVVRESLIGNNIQSIYGIINGTSNYILTKMTDEGIDFGTALKEAQALGYAEADPTFDIEGIDSAHKLTILSSLSFGVPLSFKKIYTEGITKITPLDIQFASEFGYKIKLLAIAKQADRHVEVRVHPTMLPKDHLIANVNGVFNAIYIEGDAIGSQLYYGKGAGEMPTGSAVVSDIADIARGIKTGLSCRTHGITMTENPELKIKKIEDIRTCYYLRFSALDKPGVLSKISGILGSHDISIKSMIQKGRKVEKAVPVVMMTHEARENDMAQALKEINRLSLVSEKTIYLRVEGGEG from the coding sequence TTGAAAAACAACTCTGTAAATATCGGCATTATCGGTTTTGGAACTGTAGGGGCCGGGACCGCAAAAATTCTTTTGAGGAAACGCGCGGAACTTGAGGGTAAGCTCGGTTTCCCGCTTGTTCTCAAAAACATTGCCGACCTCGATACAAAACGCGACAGGGGCATTAAACTTCCAGCCGGGGTCCTGATAAATGACGCGAAGGCAATGTTGAATGATCCCTCCATTGATATCGTGGTAGAGCTTATGGGCGGGATACATCCGGCAAAGGAGTTTATCCTTCAGGCAATTAAAAACGGCAAGCACGTTGTGACTGCCAACAAGGCGCTTCTTGCTACTGAAGGCCACGAGATATTCAAGGCGGCGAGAAAGAGCAAGGTGGATATCGGCTTTGAGGCGTCGGTTGCCGGCAGCATCCCTATTATAAAGGTGGTGAGGGAGTCGCTCATCGGCAACAACATCCAGAGTATCTACGGCATCATCAACGGGACGTCGAATTATATTCTTACCAAAATGACCGATGAGGGAATTGACTTCGGGACAGCCCTCAAAGAGGCCCAGGCGCTTGGCTACGCGGAGGCAGACCCTACTTTTGATATTGAAGGCATTGATTCAGCGCACAAGCTGACGATCCTTTCATCGCTTTCTTTCGGCGTCCCGCTTTCCTTTAAAAAGATCTACACTGAAGGCATAACGAAGATCACACCGCTGGATATCCAGTTTGCATCTGAGTTTGGATATAAGATAAAATTACTGGCGATCGCGAAACAGGCTGACAGGCATGTCGAGGTCAGGGTGCATCCGACAATGCTCCCGAAGGACCACCTCATTGCAAATGTGAACGGCGTGTTTAATGCGATTTACATTGAGGGCGACGCGATAGGCTCCCAGCTTTATTATGGAAAGGGAGCCGGTGAAATGCCCACGGGCAGCGCCGTTGTCAGCGACATCGCGGATATCGCAAGAGGTATCAAAACAGGTCTGTCATGCAGAACACATGGAATTACCATGACTGAGAACCCTGAATTGAAGATCAAAAAAATTGAGGACATCAGGACCTGTTATTACCTGCGCTTCTCAGCGCTTGACAAACCGGGGGTGCTGTCCAAAATATCGGGCATCCTCGGAAGCCACGATATAAGCATAAAGTCGATGATACAGAAGGGCAGAAAGGTAGAGAAGGCGGTGCCTGTTGTTATGATGACGCATGAAGCAAGGGAAAATGATATGGCGCAGGCGCTGAAAGAGATCAACCGCCTCTCGCTTGTGTCGGAGAAAACCATTTATCTGAGGGTCGAGGGAGGAGAAGGTTAA
- a CDS encoding sulfurtransferase TusA family protein, giving the protein MEGTKPDKFLDIRGVVCPYTLVKSKLAIENIKVGQILEIILDYPEASDSIPKAMLNYGHSVLKVEKINPKEWIVQVRKEVED; this is encoded by the coding sequence ATGGAAGGGACAAAACCAGACAAATTTTTAGATATAAGAGGCGTTGTTTGCCCTTATACTTTAGTAAAGTCCAAGCTTGCAATTGAAAATATTAAGGTCGGCCAGATTCTTGAAATTATACTGGATTATCCTGAGGCGTCAGACAGCATCCCGAAGGCAATGTTGAATTATGGCCATTCTGTTTTGAAGGTAGAAAAAATAAATCCGAAGGAATGGATTGTTCAGGTTAGAAAAGAGGTAGAGGACTGA
- the moeB gene encoding molybdopterin-synthase adenylyltransferase MoeB encodes MEFTEEQLKRYSRHIILPEVGGKGQQKISNSKVLIVGAGGLGCPVGYYLAAAGVGTLALVDNDVVELSNLQRQIAHSVKTLGMNKADSAKQTFENLNPDVNVVAVKERINSKNILGLFKDYDIIVDGTDNFPTRYLINDACVMLKKPLVSGAILRFEGQVTTILPGEGPCYRCLFEEPPPAGLVPSCQEAGVLGVLPGIIGALQATEVLKLIIGKGKPLKGELLIYDALGVNFRKVRVPKNSDCPICGKNPTIKELSDIPEQYCSI; translated from the coding sequence ATGGAATTCACCGAGGAGCAATTAAAAAGGTACAGCAGGCATATAATCCTTCCTGAGGTCGGCGGCAAGGGACAGCAGAAGATCTCAAATTCAAAGGTCCTCATTGTCGGCGCAGGCGGCCTTGGCTGTCCTGTCGGATATTACCTTGCAGCGGCAGGCGTCGGCACTCTCGCCCTTGTGGATAATGACGTTGTTGAACTGAGCAATTTGCAAAGACAGATCGCGCACAGCGTAAAAACACTTGGCATGAATAAGGCTGATTCAGCGAAGCAGACCTTTGAGAACCTGAACCCTGATGTAAATGTAGTTGCAGTAAAAGAGAGGATCAACAGCAAGAACATCCTTGGCCTGTTCAAAGATTATGACATCATCGTGGACGGGACGGACAATTTCCCTACACGTTATCTGATCAATGACGCATGTGTGATGCTGAAAAAACCCCTTGTCAGCGGGGCTATTCTCAGGTTTGAAGGACAGGTCACAACAATATTGCCGGGCGAAGGCCCGTGTTACCGGTGCCTGTTTGAAGAGCCGCCACCTGCAGGGCTTGTGCCCTCATGCCAGGAGGCAGGCGTGCTCGGCGTTCTTCCCGGGATCATCGGCGCGCTTCAGGCTACCGAGGTTTTGAAATTGATCATCGGCAAGGGAAAACCTTTAAAGGGTGAATTGCTGATCTATGATGCCCTTGGCGTGAATTTCAGAAAAGTGAGGGTCCCAAAAAACAGCGACTGTCCTATTTGCGGCAAGAACCCTACGATCAAGGAACTGTCGGATATACCGGAACAGTATTGTTCGATATAA
- a CDS encoding threonine synthase, with translation MGFVHGLKCRECGREYPVDPIYVCEFCFGPLEVVYDYKEIKKVLTKEKILSRPQNLWRYKELLPIDGEPTSGLQSGFTPLVKADKLAKIIGVKELYIKDDTVTHPTLSFKDRVVAVALSKAREFGFDTVACASTGNLAHSVSAHGAAGGFKRFIFIPATLERSKIVASLVYEPNLIAVDGNYDDVNRLCSEVANKYRWAFVNINIRPFYAEGSKTQGYEILEQLGWKAPDAVVVPSASGSLLTKIWKSFKEFKELGLIDGLHSKVYSAQATGCSPIVTAIKAGVDVIKPVKPDTIAKSLAIGNPADGYYATHVVKESGGFGEDVPDQEIIDAIKLLARTEGIFAETAGGVTLASAIKLIREGHIKEDDLTVLCITGNGLKTKEAIMGQTGEPYQIQPNLKSFEEVLKKIK, from the coding sequence ATGGGTTTTGTACATGGACTGAAATGCAGGGAGTGCGGAAGAGAGTACCCTGTTGATCCTATATATGTTTGTGAATTCTGCTTCGGCCCTCTTGAGGTCGTTTACGACTATAAAGAGATAAAGAAGGTTTTGACTAAGGAGAAGATCCTCTCAAGGCCGCAGAACCTGTGGCGGTACAAAGAATTGCTGCCGATTGACGGAGAACCCACAAGCGGGCTCCAGTCAGGGTTCACCCCTCTTGTTAAGGCGGACAAGCTTGCAAAAATTATCGGGGTGAAGGAACTCTATATCAAGGACGACACCGTTACTCACCCTACCCTCTCTTTTAAAGACAGGGTGGTCGCGGTTGCGCTTTCCAAGGCAAGGGAGTTCGGGTTTGATACAGTGGCCTGCGCGTCAACAGGCAATCTCGCGCATTCCGTATCAGCCCACGGCGCGGCAGGAGGTTTCAAGAGATTCATCTTCATCCCCGCGACCCTTGAGCGCAGCAAGATAGTGGCCTCGCTTGTGTATGAGCCTAATCTCATCGCTGTGGACGGGAATTACGACGACGTAAACAGGCTGTGCAGTGAAGTCGCGAATAAATACCGCTGGGCATTCGTGAATATCAATATCCGTCCGTTTTACGCGGAAGGCTCGAAGACCCAGGGATACGAAATTCTCGAACAGCTTGGATGGAAAGCCCCGGACGCGGTTGTGGTCCCATCCGCGAGCGGTTCTTTGCTTACGAAGATATGGAAGAGTTTTAAAGAGTTCAAGGAACTCGGTTTGATCGATGGATTACATTCAAAGGTGTATTCAGCCCAGGCAACAGGATGTTCGCCGATAGTTACCGCCATAAAGGCAGGCGTTGATGTTATCAAGCCGGTAAAACCTGACACGATCGCAAAGTCCCTCGCCATCGGAAATCCCGCGGACGGTTATTACGCCACTCATGTGGTAAAGGAAAGCGGCGGATTCGGGGAAGACGTCCCGGACCAGGAGATAATAGACGCGATAAAACTCCTTGCGAGGACAGAGGGGATATTTGCGGAGACAGCGGGCGGGGTCACTTTGGCCTCTGCGATCAAGCTGATAAGAGAAGGCCATATAAAAGAAGACGACCTGACCGTGCTTTGCATAACAGGCAACGGTCTCAAAACAAAGGAAGCTATTATGGGACAAACCGGCGAACCTTATCAAATTCAACCGAACCTGAAATCCTTTGAAGAAGTTTTAAAGAAAATAAAGTAA
- a CDS encoding MoaD/ThiS family protein, translating to MAVTVKIPVPLQRLTQGKAEVEGEPGTIISLITNLDQKYPGLGERISDGGKLRRFVNVYVNEEDVRFLKNEATEVKDGDEISIVPAIAGGTKNSY from the coding sequence ATGGCAGTAACAGTAAAAATACCCGTACCGCTTCAGAGACTAACACAGGGAAAGGCAGAAGTTGAAGGGGAACCCGGCACAATCATATCACTTATTACCAACCTTGATCAGAAGTATCCGGGACTCGGCGAAAGAATATCCGATGGCGGCAAACTGAGGAGATTTGTAAACGTTTATGTAAATGAGGAAGACGTGAGATTTCTCAAAAACGAAGCCACCGAGGTCAAAGACGGAGATGAAATTTCCATAGTCCCCGCAATTGCAGGAGGGACAAAAAACAGCTATTAG
- a CDS encoding NIL domain-containing protein has product MKTRIKLTFPQQLIREPVIFAMAKKFDIMPNIRRARVTESVGEMILELEGLNENIEKGIESLRQQGVNVELVEGDIIE; this is encoded by the coding sequence ATGAAAACGAGAATAAAATTAACATTTCCGCAGCAGCTCATCAGGGAGCCTGTGATATTCGCTATGGCAAAGAAATTCGATATAATGCCGAATATCAGGAGGGCGCGCGTAACTGAAAGCGTCGGAGAGATGATACTCGAACTTGAAGGTCTGAATGAAAATATCGAGAAAGGCATCGAATCTCTCAGACAGCAGGGAGTTAATGTGGAGCTTGTGGAAGGCGACATCATCGAATAA
- a CDS encoding threonine synthase produces the protein MTQPWHGLINQYRSFLPVTDKTPVVTLNEGNTPLITASHINEVIKEEISLYFKFEGANPTGSFKDRGMTLAISKAAEENAKAVICASTGNTSASASAYSARANMSCIVLIPEGKIAMGKLAQAMIHGAMVLQVDGNFDDALRMVKEVVAKHPIVLVNSINPFRIEGQKTAAFEVCDQLGKAPVYHALPVGNAGNITAYWKGYKEYHASGKITSLPKMIGFQAAGAAPIVLGHPVEKPETIATAIRIGNPASWKGAETARDESGGKIDSVTDDEILEAYKFIASREGIFCEPASAASLAGVIKFSKRNYFKQGDTIVCTLTGHGLKDPDNALKVSKEPVKIKSSLSALENILRGCCI, from the coding sequence ATGACGCAGCCCTGGCATGGCCTTATCAATCAATACAGAAGTTTCCTGCCCGTAACAGACAAAACACCTGTTGTCACCCTCAATGAAGGCAATACTCCTTTAATAACGGCCTCCCATATTAATGAAGTAATCAAAGAAGAGATCAGTTTGTATTTTAAATTCGAGGGCGCAAACCCCACCGGCTCATTCAAAGACCGGGGCATGACCCTTGCCATTTCAAAGGCAGCTGAGGAAAATGCGAAGGCAGTTATCTGTGCGTCAACAGGCAATACATCCGCGTCAGCGTCGGCATATTCCGCAAGGGCCAACATGTCCTGCATTGTGCTCATTCCCGAAGGCAAGATCGCGATGGGCAAACTCGCCCAGGCAATGATACACGGCGCGATGGTGCTGCAGGTCGACGGCAATTTTGACGACGCGTTGAGAATGGTCAAAGAGGTCGTGGCAAAACATCCCATTGTGCTTGTCAACTCCATAAATCCCTTCCGTATCGAGGGACAGAAGACTGCGGCCTTTGAGGTCTGCGACCAGCTCGGTAAAGCGCCTGTTTATCATGCGCTCCCTGTCGGCAATGCCGGGAACATCACTGCTTACTGGAAAGGCTATAAAGAATATCATGCGTCCGGGAAGATCACGTCCCTGCCCAAAATGATAGGATTTCAGGCGGCAGGCGCGGCGCCTATTGTGCTGGGTCACCCTGTTGAAAAGCCTGAAACGATTGCCACGGCGATCAGGATCGGCAACCCCGCAAGCTGGAAGGGCGCAGAGACCGCAAGAGACGAATCCGGTGGGAAGATAGATTCCGTGACCGACGATGAGATCCTGGAGGCGTATAAATTCATTGCGTCACGCGAGGGGATTTTCTGTGAACCGGCTTCAGCCGCTTCCCTCGCAGGTGTGATCAAATTCTCAAAGCGGAACTACTTCAAACAAGGCGACACCATCGTCTGCACCCTCACCGGCCACGGGTTAAAAGATCCCGATAACGCGCTGAAGGTTTCAAAAGAGCCGGTAAAGATAAAATCGTCACTTTCCGCATTGGAAAACATCCTCAGAGGCTGCTGCATATAG
- a CDS encoding PAS domain S-box protein, with protein sequence MENIGNSYYREILDAIPLMIFVVDDDVRIHDLNIAAEKVFGLNKATVLKRRGGEALHCLHSHDVAEGCGRAPFCRNCVIRNSVTGCLQGQAVIRRRTKIDILLQGTRKELEVLITASPVPGRKEPLALLILEDISEISTLRDIIPICAKCKKIRDDQEYWHNVESYFNDYIGVDFSHGLCPECFKELYPGFNDHEKEKKEK encoded by the coding sequence ATGGAGAATATTGGAAATTCATACTACAGGGAAATACTGGATGCGATCCCTCTGATGATCTTTGTGGTCGATGATGACGTGAGGATCCATGATCTGAACATTGCCGCTGAGAAAGTGTTTGGACTGAACAAGGCAACCGTGCTGAAGCGGCGGGGCGGCGAGGCGCTTCATTGCCTGCACTCTCATGATGTTGCGGAAGGATGCGGGAGGGCGCCGTTTTGCCGTAACTGTGTGATAAGGAATTCCGTAACTGGCTGTCTGCAGGGTCAGGCCGTAATAAGGAGACGGACCAAGATCGATATCCTGCTTCAAGGGACAAGAAAAGAACTCGAAGTGCTGATAACGGCAAGCCCGGTACCGGGCAGAAAAGAGCCGCTTGCCCTGCTGATCCTCGAAGATATCAGCGAGATATCCACTTTACGCGATATCATCCCTATCTGCGCCAAATGCAAAAAGATCCGGGATGACCAGGAGTATTGGCACAATGTTGAATCTTACTTCAATGATTATATCGGGGTGGATTTTTCACATGGACTGTGTCCCGAGTGTTTTAAGGAACTCTATCCCGGATTCAACGATCACGAAAAAGAAAAGAAAGAAAAATAA
- a CDS encoding methyltransferase domain-containing protein, which yields MSDNNESQEQEMKKKLREAFNSVAVGYDNPALRFFPESAKHLSEYLNLKGDEHVLDVATGTGHAAMALAAVLPQGRVTGIDFSEGMLARAKAKIEERDIRNIDLLSMDMQALDFPENNFDAAVFSFSIFFVEDMEGMLRRVMEKVKPGGRVLATSFQGGTFSPQVDMFFERIEKFGVETPPTWRRLSTQEECAALFEKAGLSEVRVNTKDISYYLTDAGQWWDIVWNAGLRRFVSSLTPKDLERFRREHLREIECLSGTEGIRLEMNVLYSAGVIIKPE from the coding sequence ATGTCTGATAATAATGAATCTCAGGAACAGGAAATGAAAAAGAAGCTCAGGGAGGCTTTTAATAGCGTGGCTGTGGGCTATGACAATCCCGCGTTGCGTTTCTTCCCTGAAAGCGCCAAACATCTTTCAGAGTATCTAAATCTGAAAGGCGATGAACATGTGCTCGATGTCGCAACCGGCACGGGCCATGCCGCGATGGCGCTTGCCGCTGTCTTGCCGCAGGGGAGGGTCACGGGGATCGACTTTTCAGAGGGAATGCTTGCGCGAGCAAAGGCAAAGATCGAGGAAAGAGACATCCGCAATATTGATCTGCTTTCTATGGACATGCAGGCACTTGATTTTCCGGAAAACAATTTTGACGCTGCCGTGTTTTCCTTCAGCATCTTTTTTGTTGAGGACATGGAAGGTATGCTTCGCCGAGTCATGGAAAAAGTGAAACCCGGCGGCAGGGTCCTTGCGACGAGTTTTCAAGGCGGGACGTTTTCTCCCCAGGTAGATATGTTTTTTGAACGAATAGAAAAATTCGGAGTGGAGACGCCTCCCACGTGGCGGCGTCTTTCAACACAGGAAGAGTGTGCTGCTCTTTTTGAAAAGGCCGGTTTATCCGAAGTTCGCGTCAACACAAAAGATATAAGCTATTATCTTACAGATGCCGGTCAGTGGTGGGACATAGTATGGAATGCCGGTCTTCGCCGGTTTGTAAGCAGCCTCACTCCGAAAGATCTGGAAAGATTCAGAAGAGAACATCTGAGAGAGATTGAATGTCTCTCAGGCACTGAAGGAATACGGCTTGAGATGAATGTGTTATATTCGGCAGGAGTTATAATTAAACCTGAATGA
- a CDS encoding cupin domain-containing protein gives MKKIKVYNANALSLKPNVPGAKMWAVGLEKAMLTYFEMEPDTKFPEHSHEAEQITLILEGELTFAYEGKTVALKSGEVIAIPSNIIHSASTGSKPCRAVDAWSPVRKEFL, from the coding sequence ATGAAGAAAATCAAAGTATACAACGCCAATGCGTTATCATTAAAACCTAACGTCCCCGGTGCGAAGATGTGGGCTGTCGGTCTGGAAAAGGCGATGCTAACTTATTTCGAAATGGAGCCGGACACCAAATTCCCGGAGCATTCGCATGAGGCGGAGCAGATCACTCTCATACTGGAGGGGGAGCTGACTTTTGCCTATGAAGGAAAGACCGTTGCTTTGAAATCCGGTGAAGTAATAGCCATTCCATCAAACATTATTCATTCTGCCTCCACAGGCAGCAAGCCCTGCAGAGCCGTGGACGCATGGTCGCCGGTGAGGAAAGAGTTCTTATAA
- a CDS encoding CGGC domain-containing protein, protein MARIGILTCSNATQELGCSSVSCLADLRKRAGAFEAYPKDEPLDLIGIINCPGCPTLTGPDKLLKRIRGLTEFKVDAIHFTFCMKALCPFQEKYKKTIEEAFPDIKIIIGTHQEKITPQEYRDKIKKLFCQDTKTMVDVILKKD, encoded by the coding sequence ATGGCAAGGATTGGAATTTTAACATGCTCTAACGCAACGCAGGAACTTGGGTGTTCGTCAGTCAGTTGTCTGGCGGATTTACGAAAGAGGGCCGGGGCCTTTGAGGCTTATCCCAAAGATGAGCCGCTGGACCTCATCGGCATAATCAACTGTCCCGGATGCCCGACCCTCACAGGGCCGGATAAATTATTGAAGCGTATCCGGGGACTGACCGAATTCAAGGTGGATGCGATCCATTTCACTTTCTGCATGAAGGCGCTTTGCCCGTTTCAGGAGAAATACAAAAAGACGATAGAGGAGGCATTCCCGGATATCAAGATTATAATCGGGACGCACCAGGAGAAGATCACCCCTCAGGAATACAGGGACAAGATCAAAAAACTGTTTTGCCAGGACACGAAAACAATGGTGGATGTCATTTTAAAAAAGGATTAA
- a CDS encoding carboxymuconolactone decarboxylase family protein — protein sequence MKLDIRIKELIAVGASVTANCQPCLQYHVGKAKESGADEQEIAEAVKVGTAVRKGAASGIDKLALGLAKGDNAAPVSSGGGCGCS from the coding sequence ATGAAACTCGATATCCGTATCAAAGAGCTGATTGCCGTCGGCGCTTCTGTAACCGCAAACTGTCAGCCCTGTCTACAGTATCATGTCGGCAAGGCCAAAGAAAGCGGGGCGGATGAGCAGGAGATCGCGGAAGCAGTCAAGGTCGGGACCGCTGTAAGAAAAGGAGCGGCATCCGGAATTGACAAACTCGCGCTGGGCCTGGCAAAAGGTGACAACGCCGCTCCAGTCTCATCAGGCGGGGGTTGTGGATGTTCTTAA
- a CDS encoding sigma-70 family RNA polymerase sigma factor, giving the protein MTNELEFHQIYEKHKHKILRYLMRFFDRSVAEELSQDVFLKVSNSLKDFKGKSQISTWIYRIATNTALDKLRSTRFQNDQNTRSTGDDGPVLEDDILAGEKVLQPDRQFIRKEMNECIRDIVNNLPLDYRTVIVLGELEELKNKEIADVLGLGLDTVKIRLHRARAMLKKALESHCDFYRDERNEFACDRKNTFLKFRSK; this is encoded by the coding sequence ATGACGAATGAACTCGAATTCCATCAGATCTATGAGAAGCATAAGCATAAAATACTCAGGTATCTCATGCGCTTTTTTGACAGGAGTGTGGCTGAAGAATTGTCACAGGATGTTTTTCTCAAGGTCAGTAATTCATTGAAGGATTTCAAGGGGAAATCTCAAATTTCCACGTGGATATATCGTATCGCTACAAATACTGCCCTGGATAAGCTGCGCAGTACCCGGTTCCAAAATGATCAGAACACTCGATCAACCGGAGATGATGGCCCAGTCCTTGAGGACGATATTCTTGCAGGCGAAAAGGTCCTGCAGCCTGACCGGCAGTTTATCCGTAAGGAAATGAATGAGTGTATCCGGGACATCGTCAATAACCTGCCGCTGGACTACAGGACTGTTATCGTGCTTGGGGAATTGGAAGAATTAAAGAATAAAGAGATCGCCGATGTCCTCGGCCTGGGCCTTGATACGGTCAAGATAAGGCTGCACCGTGCCCGCGCCATGCTGAAAAAAGCTCTTGAGTCTCATTGCGATTTTTACAGGGATGAACGTAATGAATTTGCCTGTGACAGGAAGAATACTTTTTTGAAATTCCGGAGCAAATAA
- a CDS encoding MBL fold metallo-hydrolase has product MKKEFSRGRFTVLSVIVFALIYSLTFVPAATAQGGLTKIAGNVYSYADVKQGSPANSFGANSGIVIGEKGILVIDTLISAKEAQSFIRDIRAVSDKPMKYVVNTHSHLDHTFGNSEFEKFGAVIISHENCKLNMEKQGEAALKNAKVYGLTDKDMEGTMIAYPALTFSDRMEIDLGNQKVELIFHGASHTNDSIMVCLPDKKIVFAGDILFTGYHPFMADGDIDGWVKVLDHISSMGDVTIIPGHGPVSGKKDIEDMKNYLISFDKKAKELAANSGDAAQIASEIKKSLPSRPEGESMIPANIQMKYLKK; this is encoded by the coding sequence ATGAAGAAAGAATTTTCAAGAGGAAGGTTTACTGTTCTGAGCGTAATTGTATTTGCACTTATTTACTCACTGACATTCGTACCGGCAGCAACAGCGCAGGGCGGATTAACAAAGATCGCCGGCAATGTTTATTCGTATGCTGACGTAAAACAGGGTTCTCCCGCAAACAGTTTCGGCGCAAACTCCGGGATCGTTATCGGAGAGAAGGGCATTCTCGTAATTGACACGCTTATATCCGCAAAAGAGGCGCAGAGCTTCATCAGGGACATTCGCGCGGTCTCGGACAAGCCCATGAAATATGTTGTCAATACCCATTCTCACCTGGACCATACATTCGGCAATTCAGAGTTTGAAAAATTCGGGGCGGTCATTATTTCTCATGAAAATTGCAAACTGAATATGGAGAAGCAGGGCGAGGCCGCGTTAAAGAATGCAAAGGTATACGGCCTTACAGATAAAGACATGGAAGGGACCATGATCGCGTATCCAGCGCTGACCTTCAGCGACAGGATGGAAATCGATCTCGGTAACCAGAAAGTGGAGCTAATTTTTCATGGCGCTTCACATACAAATGACAGCATAATGGTTTGTCTGCCGGACAAAAAGATAGTGTTTGCCGGCGACATCCTGTTTACAGGGTATCATCCCTTTATGGCCGACGGAGATATTGACGGCTGGGTCAAGGTCCTTGACCATATCTCATCAATGGGCGATGTAACGATAATCCCCGGACACGGGCCGGTATCGGGCAAAAAAGATATAGAAGACATGAAGAATTATCTGATCTCCTTTGATAAAAAGGCAAAGGAATTAGCCGCAAACTCCGGCGATGCCGCGCAGATCGCGTCAGAGATCAAGAAATCCCTGCCTTCGAGGCCCGAAGGCGAGTCAATGATCCCTGCCAATATACAGATGAAATATTTGAAGAAATAG
- the yedA gene encoding drug/metabolite exporter YedA, protein MVLKAIRGDVKARVIIALLAVYIFWSSTYLAIRVALKDFPPFFMMGVRFLAAGAGLYVFLRMKGVCTPDRSQWLNATLIGGLLLLGGGGGVAFAEQWIGSGLAALLIATVPLWTVIFSAIWGHRPSRLEWAGLILGLAGVAVLNFEADLKANPIGAIALMISAVSWSFGSVWSRRISLPSGMMASAAEMITGGVLVLAVSLLAGERVSGVPTWHSVAAVIYLAVFGSLVGFIAYMYLLDKVRPSLATSYAYVNPVIAVILGVWLAGEQITATGISAMLIILAGVVMVILGAKNKSDG, encoded by the coding sequence ATGGTTTTAAAAGCGATCAGAGGAGATGTAAAGGCCAGGGTAATAATTGCGCTGCTTGCGGTTTATATATTCTGGAGCTCGACATACCTGGCGATACGGGTGGCGCTGAAGGACTTCCCTCCCTTTTTCATGATGGGGGTGCGGTTTCTTGCGGCGGGGGCAGGACTTTATGTATTCCTGAGGATGAAAGGTGTCTGTACGCCTGACCGTTCCCAGTGGTTAAATGCGACATTGATCGGAGGACTTTTACTGTTAGGCGGTGGCGGCGGAGTTGCGTTTGCCGAACAATGGATTGGGTCCGGACTTGCGGCGCTTTTGATCGCGACTGTGCCTCTGTGGACAGTTATATTTTCAGCGATCTGGGGGCACAGACCATCGCGTCTTGAATGGGCCGGGCTTATCCTGGGACTTGCCGGAGTGGCGGTCCTGAATTTTGAAGCTGACCTTAAGGCCAACCCGATCGGGGCGATCGCATTGATGATCTCGGCCGTCTCCTGGTCATTCGGTTCCGTGTGGAGCAGACGCATATCCCTTCCTTCGGGGATGATGGCAAGCGCGGCTGAGATGATAACCGGCGGGGTGCTTGTGCTTGCCGTAAGTCTGCTTGCAGGCGAGAGAGTGAGCGGGGTCCCAACGTGGCATTCGGTAGCGGCAGTTATATATCTTGCGGTCTTCGGATCGCTGGTGGGATTCATTGCATACATGTATCTGCTCGATAAAGTGCGTCCCTCGCTTGCAACGAGCTATGCATACGTCAATCCCGTTATCGCAGTCATATTGGGAGTTTGGCTTGCAGGTGAGCAGATCACGGCAACCGGTATTTCAGCAATGCTTATAATCCTTGCCGGGGTTGTAATGGTGATACTGGGGGCAAAGAATAAAAGTGACGGGTGA